From a single Bacillus gobiensis genomic region:
- a CDS encoding TIGR04104 family putative zinc finger protein, which translates to MEAVLIPTCQNCGYKWSWRETFVKMFTLSNKLKCPSCEAFQYVSKKSRNQLGLFVFIDKIFSPPQCCELTIKLVTKPSFKHALYLPL; encoded by the coding sequence ATGGAGGCGGTATTAATACCAACCTGCCAGAATTGTGGTTATAAGTGGAGTTGGAGAGAAACTTTTGTAAAAATGTTTACGTTAAGTAATAAGTTAAAATGTCCATCTTGTGAAGCATTTCAGTACGTTTCAAAAAAATCGAGAAATCAATTAGGTCTATTTGTATTTATTGACAAGATCTTCAGTCCCCCTCAGTGTTGTGAATTGACAATAAAGTTGGTAACTAAACCAAGCTTTAAACACGCATTATACCTACCATTGTAA
- a CDS encoding helix-turn-helix transcriptional regulator: protein MENQIKALRKNQGMSQEKLAENCKVSRQTINAIENNKYRPSLELAFRMAKVLGVKVDDLFFY, encoded by the coding sequence TTGGAAAATCAGATAAAAGCATTGAGGAAAAATCAAGGAATGTCCCAAGAAAAACTAGCGGAAAATTGCAAAGTTTCCCGCCAGACGATTAATGCCATAGAAAATAATAAATATCGTCCCTCTTTAGAATTGGCATTTCGTATGGCAAAAGTTCTTGGAGTCAAAGTAGATGATTTATTTTTTTATTAG